The Sporosarcina luteola genome contains a region encoding:
- a CDS encoding PseG/SpsG family protein — MYTGIERVIPIENSKKKTVAFYIARSDGKGSYPAKRASVLAKDIAKEVNVLFIVGENSPSPPDGFKSITIGKKANLIQTLTLIRPDLLIRDTGPTVSEEVEKIRNIVPSLLHFDDFGDGKNQADFVFQTLLEETIEEHAEHIIIDRQLFIADPTLTSVEKSGLRKSAPGPLPHLVISFGEEDEGNLTYRALRHVSQLQIPLKVTILVGECYSHDVSTLRMMALGRRNTVVQQPPYNMAEVYATADVVLCASGYMPYEVAVMGIPCVVLSQNDFELGLAFPKEQHGFVHLGLGRKVKQSNLLNAIMEPLLHEPLRKRSIERQLSLGLGNGKDKIVETIHYLLEHPKRGAGGKALSDMLH; from the coding sequence TTGTACACAGGAATAGAAAGGGTGATTCCAATAGAAAACTCAAAAAAGAAAACTGTTGCATTTTACATTGCAAGGTCGGACGGCAAAGGTTCGTACCCGGCAAAAAGGGCATCCGTGCTCGCTAAGGACATCGCGAAAGAAGTGAACGTCCTATTCATCGTCGGTGAAAACTCCCCTTCACCTCCCGATGGCTTTAAATCGATTACGATCGGTAAAAAGGCCAATCTCATACAGACATTGACACTCATCCGTCCTGACCTCCTCATCCGTGATACAGGCCCTACAGTTTCCGAGGAAGTGGAGAAAATCCGCAATATCGTCCCTTCCCTATTGCATTTCGATGATTTCGGGGATGGAAAAAATCAAGCGGACTTCGTATTTCAGACACTCCTAGAGGAGACGATTGAAGAGCATGCGGAGCATATTATAATTGATCGCCAGCTTTTCATTGCCGATCCAACACTGACATCTGTTGAAAAATCCGGTTTGCGGAAAAGTGCCCCGGGCCCCCTCCCCCATCTCGTCATTTCGTTCGGCGAAGAGGATGAAGGGAATTTGACATACCGCGCACTCCGGCATGTGTCCCAGCTGCAGATTCCGTTGAAAGTGACTATCCTCGTCGGTGAGTGTTATTCTCATGACGTCAGCACACTCCGGATGATGGCGCTCGGAAGACGCAACACGGTTGTCCAGCAGCCGCCGTACAATATGGCCGAAGTCTACGCGACAGCGGACGTGGTTTTATGCGCATCGGGCTATATGCCTTATGAAGTCGCAGTCATGGGCATCCCGTGCGTCGTGCTCTCCCAGAACGATTTCGAGCTTGGACTTGCATTTCCGAAAGAACAGCATGGATTCGTCCATCTCGGTCTCGGCAGGAAAGTGAAGCAGTCGAATCTGCTGAATGCCATCATGGAGCCGCTGCTGCATGAACCATTGAGAAAACGCTCGATTGAACGCCAACTATCGCTTGGGCTCGGCAACGGGAAAGATAAAATTGTCGAGACAATCCATTATTTATTGGAACACCCAAAACGCGGAGCGGGC
- a CDS encoding cation:proton antiporter, translating into MFDSLLFDLMLVILIGMLSQWIAWKYRMPAIVVMALAGLLVGPVFGLINPQESMGDLFGPIITFAVAIILFEGSLNLDVREIKGFSKPVGRIVTIGAFIAWIAGSLAAHYLAGLSWEVSFIIGGLFIVTGPTVILPLLRQAKLKPRPAAILKWEGIVVDPFGALLAVFAFEFIKFINAEVTLKALLLFFAASAFAVLLGWFAALFIGNAFERGSIPEFLKAPILFVIVLFTFVFADEIMHETGLLAVTAMGMKMANMRLTTLNDVRHFKENISVLLISGIFVMLTASLDPKILIEIFNPAIMLYVAAMLFVVRPLSIWISTIGTDLNVREKLLIGWIAPRGIVALTVSGYFASILLENGYEDAELLTALTFALVLSTVVLHGFSIGFIARKLNLTTTEESGVAIIGGTRFAAEMAQSIKDTGNEVLLIDQSWAALADARKRGLDSYIGDILSEQVEYHIDLTPYRYMLAMTKVDLYNAHVCADFEPDLGRDQLFQTAFHVGKDVEAFTVIGGQTLFSPSISIYSLEERMHAGHVIRKTLITKQYSYTQYLRERDDKSILLYILRADGSIEFFTPNVELQANAGDAVISLSSPAKTIERVKERLEEENGDTEIPYEKLEEMFAEDPSTGKRDIPGEAPKSNGNSK; encoded by the coding sequence TTGTTCGATTCTTTATTGTTCGACTTGATGCTCGTCATCTTGATCGGAATGCTTTCCCAATGGATCGCATGGAAATACCGCATGCCCGCAATCGTCGTCATGGCACTTGCGGGATTGCTCGTCGGTCCGGTATTCGGATTGATCAATCCGCAAGAAAGCATGGGGGATTTATTTGGCCCGATCATCACGTTTGCAGTCGCTATCATTCTTTTTGAAGGAAGCTTAAATCTGGATGTTAGGGAAATTAAAGGATTCAGCAAACCTGTCGGAAGGATTGTTACAATCGGGGCATTCATCGCTTGGATTGCCGGCTCGTTGGCGGCGCATTATTTGGCGGGTCTTTCATGGGAGGTCTCTTTCATTATCGGAGGTTTGTTCATCGTGACCGGCCCGACAGTGATTCTGCCTTTATTGCGGCAGGCGAAGTTGAAACCGCGGCCAGCGGCAATCTTGAAATGGGAAGGGATTGTCGTCGATCCGTTCGGTGCATTGCTCGCCGTGTTTGCATTTGAATTTATTAAATTCATTAACGCCGAAGTGACGTTGAAGGCGTTGTTGCTCTTCTTCGCAGCTTCCGCGTTTGCAGTCCTTCTCGGATGGTTCGCGGCATTGTTCATCGGGAACGCTTTCGAGCGGGGAAGTATCCCAGAGTTTCTAAAGGCGCCGATCCTTTTCGTCATCGTGCTGTTCACCTTTGTCTTTGCGGATGAAATCATGCATGAAACGGGTTTGCTTGCCGTTACGGCGATGGGGATGAAGATGGCGAATATGCGCCTGACGACATTGAATGATGTGCGTCACTTCAAAGAGAACATTTCTGTACTGCTTATCTCAGGAATATTCGTCATGCTGACCGCGTCTCTAGATCCGAAAATCTTGATTGAAATTTTCAACCCGGCCATCATGTTGTATGTTGCGGCGATGCTGTTTGTCGTCCGGCCATTATCGATCTGGATTTCCACGATCGGGACGGATTTGAATGTCCGTGAAAAACTGCTGATCGGCTGGATTGCGCCAAGGGGAATTGTCGCGCTGACTGTGTCGGGGTATTTTGCCTCCATCTTGTTGGAAAATGGCTATGAAGATGCGGAGCTGCTCACCGCCCTGACGTTTGCGCTCGTCCTATCAACAGTCGTGCTGCACGGATTCTCAATTGGGTTCATTGCCAGGAAGCTGAATCTGACAACGACCGAAGAATCTGGGGTCGCCATCATAGGCGGAACGCGATTTGCGGCTGAGATGGCGCAATCGATTAAAGATACAGGGAATGAAGTTCTACTCATCGATCAATCGTGGGCGGCGCTTGCAGATGCAAGAAAGCGCGGACTTGATAGTTATATAGGGGATATCCTGTCTGAGCAGGTTGAATATCATATCGATTTGACACCCTACCGGTATATGCTGGCGATGACGAAGGTGGATCTGTACAACGCGCATGTTTGTGCAGACTTTGAGCCGGATCTGGGACGGGATCAATTATTCCAAACGGCCTTCCATGTCGGAAAAGACGTCGAAGCATTCACGGTTATTGGCGGACAGACGTTGTTTTCCCCGTCCATCTCGATCTACAGTCTGGAGGAGCGGATGCATGCAGGGCACGTCATCCGGAAGACGCTCATCACAAAGCAATATAGCTACACGCAATATTTGCGTGAACGGGATGATAAATCGATTCTGCTTTATATTTTGCGGGCTGATGGCTCCATTGAATTCTTCACGCCGAACGTTGAATTGCAGGCGAACGCGGGAGACGCGGTGATCTCCTTGTCTTCTCCGGCGAAAACGATCGAGCGGGTGAAGGAGCGGTTGGAAGAGGAGAATGGCGACACGGAAATACCGTACGAAAAATTGGAAGAGATGTTCGCCGAAGATCCCTCTACAGGCAAGCGGGACATCCCGGGAGAGGCCCCGAAGTCGAATGGGAACTCCAAGTAA
- a CDS encoding GNAT family N-acetyltransferase translates to MKIREACSCDIPQMAFLMGQLGYSTTVEQMRTRFEKISAEPSYHTLVIEVEGKVVGMSGLCTGIFYESDGIYVRIVAFVVDDNYRKKGLGKLLLAESEEWAMSKGAAGIVLNSGNRTERIAAHAFYKAMGYREKSTGFTKQL, encoded by the coding sequence ATGAAAATAAGAGAAGCATGCTCGTGTGATATTCCTCAAATGGCCTTCTTGATGGGACAGTTAGGATATTCAACTACGGTTGAACAGATGAGGACACGTTTTGAAAAGATTAGTGCAGAACCTTCCTATCATACTCTCGTAATTGAAGTTGAAGGAAAAGTGGTTGGCATGTCTGGTTTGTGCACGGGGATCTTTTATGAGTCGGATGGTATATATGTCCGCATTGTTGCCTTTGTGGTCGATGATAACTATCGCAAAAAAGGTCTAGGCAAACTTTTATTGGCGGAGTCTGAAGAGTGGGCAATGAGCAAAGGGGCAGCTGGTATTGTGTTAAACAGTGGGAATCGAACCGAACGTATAGCAGCGCACGCTTTCTATAAGGCGATGGGATATCGGGAGAAGAGTACTGGTTTTACAAAGCAACTTTAA
- a CDS encoding YczE/YyaS/YitT family protein: MRKIFVWRWTFFIVGVIVLSLGITMTIKGQRLGVGPWDVLHIGLSRHFGLTIGTWSIISGLTLITLTSVMMKQWPKLGTWLNMLLLGLFIDFFNWILPEFETMTGQVIIFTLGVIVMSYGVGIYVAPNVGAGPRDSLMLILVDKLGISMKKVRTMNEVIVGFAGWLLGGPVGIGTVIIAFLLGQIVHYALPQCRKLLLKLAGEEDGQVLFTK, from the coding sequence ATGAGAAAGATTTTTGTATGGAGATGGACATTTTTTATTGTCGGCGTCATCGTGTTGTCGCTCGGCATTACGATGACGATTAAAGGGCAGCGCCTAGGCGTTGGCCCGTGGGACGTCCTGCACATCGGCCTATCCCGACACTTCGGGCTGACAATCGGGACATGGAGCATCATCAGTGGCTTGACCCTCATCACTTTGACCTCCGTTATGATGAAACAATGGCCGAAGCTTGGGACTTGGTTGAACATGCTCCTGCTAGGCCTATTCATTGACTTTTTCAACTGGATATTGCCAGAATTCGAAACGATGACAGGGCAAGTGATCATCTTCACGCTCGGTGTCATTGTCATGTCTTACGGCGTCGGTATCTATGTCGCGCCCAATGTCGGTGCAGGGCCACGAGACAGCCTTATGCTCATCCTCGTCGACAAGCTTGGGATTAGCATGAAAAAGGTGCGGACGATGAATGAAGTGATTGTCGGCTTTGCGGGCTGGCTATTGGGCGGCCCGGTCGGCATCGGCACAGTCATCATCGCCTTCCTCCTCGGCCAAATCGTCCACTACGCCTTGCCTCAATGCCGCAAGCTGCTACTGAAACTTGCCGGTGAGGAAGATGGACAGGTATTGTTTACTAAATAA
- a CDS encoding NADPH-dependent FMN reductase has protein sequence MKVLFVDGTIIGSKTGAVLDAVEEYVRVASGDFQIERMKMADYDHQFVDGRPSEQYNEDMQEMVRKFEEADAYIIATPIFQGSIPGVLKNAFDMLHPHAMRYKPVSIVANGGTYQHHLVPENQLKPILDYFRCLVTPNFVYTHSGHFDQDNRIIDEDVHNRLRELARVFAKYTEMSQDLSKDVLDAN, from the coding sequence GTGAAAGTTTTGTTTGTGGACGGGACCATTATCGGTAGTAAAACGGGCGCGGTGCTTGACGCGGTCGAGGAATATGTGAGGGTAGCAAGTGGTGATTTCCAAATTGAACGGATGAAAATGGCGGATTATGATCATCAATTCGTCGATGGACGTCCGTCGGAACAATATAACGAAGACATGCAGGAAATGGTTCGGAAGTTTGAAGAGGCGGATGCATATATCATTGCAACGCCGATCTTCCAAGGTTCCATTCCGGGCGTGTTGAAAAATGCATTCGACATGCTGCATCCGCATGCAATGCGCTACAAGCCGGTTTCAATCGTCGCGAATGGCGGCACGTACCAGCATCATCTCGTTCCTGAAAATCAGCTGAAGCCGATTTTAGATTACTTCCGCTGTCTCGTAACACCGAATTTCGTCTACACCCATTCAGGCCATTTCGATCAGGATAACCGCATCATTGATGAAGATGTGCATAACCGCCTGCGCGAGTTGGCAAGGGTGTTTGCGAAGTATACAGAGATGAGCCAAGATCTATCGAAAGATGTATTGGATGCGAATTGA
- a CDS encoding DNA topoisomerase III — protein MSKSVVLAEKPSVARDIARVLGCNKKGNGFLEGTKYIVTWALGHLVTHADPEGYGNEYKEWKLEYLPIIPEPFKLTPIRQTTKQFNAVKAQLRRSDVNEVIIATDAGREGELVARWILEMAKNRKPVKRLWISSVTDKAIKDGFNNLKDGRQYENLFEAAVARAEADWVVGINATRALTVKYNAQLSTGRVQTPTLAMIAEREKQIREFRPKSYYGLQALTETARFTWSDKAGQTQSFNKEAIEKLLTKLDGAHSGKVVDVKTTPKQQPAPPLFDLTELQKEAHKRWSWSAKETLSTLQNLYERHKAVTYPRTDSKHLTSDMEGTLKERIKAVDIGPYRKSVNVLLRSNAVKPQKGVIDDKRVSDHHAIIPTEETPIYQNLSDKEQRLYDLIVKRFLAVFFGPFRFEQVTAEMDVSGEMFKAKGRTVTDEGWKAVYSTDEEEEDTDRLPSFTKGAEVKIRAIVMTDGQTKPPARFNEGTLLAAMENPAQFMAGESKDLIKTLGETGGLGTVATRADIIEKLFSSFVIEKKGNDIFTTSKGRQLLELVPEDLKSPALTAEWEQSLTKIANGKLRKEAFMKEMVDFSKKTVSEIKTDDKKFKHDNVTGKMCPDCGKPLLEVNGKRGKMLVCQDRECGHRRNVSQLTNARCPNCKKKLELRGEGDGRIFVCKCGHREKLSAFEKRRAQSGGKKADKRDVQKFMKKQEEEPVNTALADALKKMFDK, from the coding sequence ATGTCCAAATCAGTAGTGTTGGCCGAAAAGCCATCCGTAGCGAGGGATATCGCGCGGGTGCTCGGCTGTAATAAAAAAGGAAATGGCTTTTTAGAAGGCACAAAATATATCGTCACATGGGCGCTAGGGCATCTTGTGACGCATGCCGATCCGGAAGGGTATGGCAATGAATATAAGGAATGGAAGCTTGAGTACTTACCGATTATTCCAGAGCCCTTCAAGCTAACGCCGATCCGCCAGACGACGAAACAGTTCAATGCAGTCAAGGCGCAGCTTCGGCGCAGTGATGTGAATGAAGTCATCATCGCGACGGACGCGGGACGTGAAGGAGAACTTGTCGCTCGCTGGATTTTGGAGATGGCGAAGAACCGCAAGCCCGTGAAACGGCTTTGGATATCGTCTGTCACTGACAAAGCGATTAAGGACGGCTTCAATAATTTGAAGGACGGCCGCCAATACGAGAACTTGTTTGAGGCGGCGGTTGCGCGTGCAGAGGCGGACTGGGTTGTCGGAATCAATGCGACGCGCGCCTTGACGGTGAAATACAATGCGCAATTGTCCACGGGGCGTGTCCAGACGCCGACACTCGCTATGATTGCGGAGCGGGAAAAGCAAATCCGCGAATTCAGACCGAAGTCATATTACGGTTTGCAGGCGTTGACCGAAACGGCGAGGTTCACATGGTCAGATAAAGCGGGACAAACGCAATCGTTTAATAAAGAAGCGATTGAAAAACTATTGACGAAGCTTGACGGGGCTCATTCCGGAAAGGTGGTCGACGTGAAGACGACACCGAAGCAGCAGCCGGCACCTCCTTTATTCGATTTGACAGAATTGCAGAAGGAAGCGCATAAACGCTGGTCATGGTCTGCGAAAGAGACGTTATCGACACTCCAAAACCTATACGAGCGGCATAAAGCGGTGACGTATCCGCGGACCGACTCGAAGCATTTAACGTCAGACATGGAAGGGACGCTGAAGGAACGTATTAAAGCTGTCGACATCGGGCCATACCGGAAATCGGTCAATGTATTATTGCGATCGAATGCAGTGAAGCCGCAGAAAGGCGTCATTGACGACAAGCGCGTATCCGATCACCATGCGATCATCCCGACGGAAGAGACGCCGATCTATCAAAACCTGTCCGATAAGGAACAGCGTTTATATGATCTTATTGTCAAACGGTTCCTAGCCGTCTTCTTCGGTCCGTTCCGCTTTGAGCAAGTTACTGCCGAGATGGACGTGAGCGGGGAGATGTTCAAAGCAAAAGGAAGGACAGTCACGGACGAAGGGTGGAAGGCGGTTTATTCCACGGACGAAGAAGAGGAAGATACAGACCGGTTGCCGTCATTCACGAAAGGCGCTGAAGTGAAAATCCGAGCAATCGTCATGACGGATGGACAGACAAAACCGCCGGCACGTTTCAATGAAGGGACATTGCTCGCGGCAATGGAAAACCCTGCGCAGTTCATGGCGGGGGAATCAAAGGATCTCATCAAGACGCTTGGCGAGACAGGCGGCCTCGGAACAGTTGCGACTCGCGCTGACATTATCGAGAAGCTGTTCAGCTCCTTCGTCATCGAGAAAAAAGGGAATGATATCTTCACGACGTCAAAAGGCAGGCAGCTGCTTGAACTCGTTCCGGAAGATTTGAAATCCCCGGCTTTGACGGCTGAATGGGAGCAAAGCTTGACGAAAATCGCCAACGGTAAATTGAGAAAAGAAGCATTCATGAAAGAGATGGTGGACTTCTCGAAGAAGACCGTCAGCGAAATCAAAACGGACGATAAAAAGTTTAAACACGATAATGTGACGGGGAAAATGTGCCCGGATTGCGGGAAGCCGTTGCTTGAAGTGAATGGCAAACGCGGCAAAATGCTCGTCTGCCAGGACAGGGAATGCGGTCATCGCCGCAATGTCTCCCAATTGACGAATGCGCGATGCCCGAACTGTAAGAAGAAGCTTGAATTACGGGGCGAAGGGGACGGAAGGATTTTCGTCTGCAAATGCGGACATAGAGAAAAACTTTCAGCCTTTGAAAAACGCCGCGCGCAGTCCGGAGGCAAAAAGGCAGACAAGCGCGACGTGCAGAAGTTCATGAAAAAGCAGGAGGAAGAGCCTGTGAATACGGCATTGGCGGATGCTTTGAAAAAAATGTTCGATAAGTGA
- a CDS encoding nucleotide kinase — protein sequence MQVVNWERMVIIYGTITEYMGTAYTGRGVAHKYDTLIATADKTIFLKAPPSNAISKVLNDAAAHFIKRGYDVDRFNNPVLPDNTDAIFVKDINLFILQASHPVSLEPTEIGGRHHVISFYDAYDEDKLQNRSTEMADVVEESNLVFTKMMQSMSEALRIHDEWEQVNIVRMMWSEHEQMTVSLREELFGTMKLRKKSTVSHRIAGSLSPGGSRDFIPSITSWTKRRILMKGLSGTGKSTMLKALGKEAESRGIDVLYGWCGLDPKSVDILLFPELSVCLFDATQPHEYDPESPLDEILDLVSMCTEDAEAEEKIREISGRYKEKIMDATGYMHAYAHSENRLREIVDQTIIRKSFEEKTRQLSRWIDV from the coding sequence ATGCAAGTAGTCAATTGGGAAAGGATGGTCATCATATACGGGACAATAACGGAATACATGGGGACAGCCTATACAGGGCGAGGGGTCGCGCACAAATACGATACATTGATTGCCACCGCTGACAAAACGATCTTTTTGAAAGCGCCGCCGTCGAACGCGATATCCAAAGTTTTGAACGACGCGGCAGCTCATTTCATCAAAAGGGGCTATGACGTGGACCGCTTTAACAATCCCGTCCTACCTGACAATACGGATGCCATATTTGTAAAAGACATTAATTTATTCATTCTCCAAGCATCCCACCCCGTTTCGCTTGAGCCGACCGAAATCGGCGGCCGCCACCACGTCATCAGCTTTTATGATGCGTATGACGAGGACAAACTGCAAAACCGATCGACAGAAATGGCCGATGTTGTGGAAGAATCAAACCTCGTATTTACCAAAATGATGCAATCCATGTCCGAAGCATTGCGGATCCATGACGAGTGGGAGCAAGTGAATATCGTCAGGATGATGTGGAGTGAACATGAGCAAATGACCGTCTCTTTGAGGGAAGAGCTATTCGGCACAATGAAGCTGCGTAAGAAATCGACAGTATCACATCGGATTGCCGGCTCGTTATCACCGGGCGGGTCCCGCGATTTCATTCCCTCCATCACGAGCTGGACGAAGAGGAGAATCCTCATGAAAGGATTGTCCGGAACGGGAAAATCGACCATGTTGAAGGCGCTCGGAAAGGAGGCAGAAAGCCGGGGGATAGATGTCCTCTACGGCTGGTGCGGACTTGATCCGAAAAGCGTCGACATCCTTTTGTTCCCGGAGTTGTCGGTTTGCCTTTTCGACGCGACACAGCCACATGAATATGATCCGGAGAGTCCATTGGATGAGATTCTTGATCTCGTTTCGATGTGCACGGAAGATGCGGAAGCAGAAGAGAAGATACGCGAAATCAGCGGCCGGTATAAAGAGAAAATCATGGACGCGACAGGCTATATGCATGCGTATGCGCATAGCGAAAACAGGCTGCGCGAAATCGTCGATCAGACAATCATCCGGAAATCCTTTGAGGAGAAAACACGTCAACTTTCAAGATGGATTGACGTCTAA
- the ybaK gene encoding Cys-tRNA(Pro) deacylase, with translation MAKQKKQVKTNAVRLLDTEQVPYELMEYDTDDGQLDGVSVAAKTGQAAESVYKTLVTIAGPRELFVFIVPVVEELDLKKAAKAAGVKKLDMLPLKDLTKETGYVRGGCSAIGMKKKYPTVIDASAENSDQFVVSAGKPGLQMKLSPRDLALIADASFSAVIKD, from the coding sequence ATGGCGAAGCAGAAGAAACAAGTGAAGACGAATGCGGTGCGGCTATTGGACACTGAACAAGTGCCCTATGAGCTGATGGAATACGATACAGACGATGGCCAATTGGATGGCGTGTCGGTCGCTGCGAAGACGGGGCAAGCGGCGGAATCGGTCTACAAAACACTCGTGACGATTGCCGGTCCGCGGGAGCTGTTCGTCTTCATCGTCCCGGTTGTGGAAGAGCTCGATTTGAAGAAAGCCGCGAAGGCGGCGGGCGTGAAGAAGCTCGATATGCTTCCGTTGAAAGATCTGACGAAAGAGACAGGATATGTCCGTGGCGGCTGTTCGGCGATTGGCATGAAGAAAAAATACCCGACCGTTATCGACGCTTCTGCTGAAAATTCGGACCAATTCGTCGTCAGTGCAGGGAAGCCTGGATTGCAGATGAAATTGTCTCCAAGGGACCTAGCGCTTATTGCCGATGCGTCTTTCAGCGCCGTCATTAAAGACTAA